Sequence from the Arthrobacter pigmenti genome:
TCATCGAGAAGAAGCGCCGCAAGGTGGTCTATACGGACTTTGATGACGAACTTGGTGAGATACGCGAGGTGGACATTCCCTCCGTCGTCAGCTCCGTCGATCTGGTTCGGTACGGCGAGAAGGTGCGCCTCTACCTTGCTGACAAGATGAACCACGCTACTATCCAGCGTCTCCGCCGGAACCGGCCTTTGACGGAACTCGATCTGCAGGAACTCGAACAGTTGCTCGTGGACAGCGGCGCCGGCTCCAAGGATGATCTGGCTCGTGCCGCCGAGAAGGGCCTCGGCTACTTTGTCCGCTCGCTAGTCGGGCTCGAGCCGGACGCCGTGAAAGAGGCGATGGCGGAATTCATCGCGGGCACAACGATGAACACCGCGCAGCTCGACTTCGTTAACATGATCGTGCAGCACCTCACGCGGAACGGTGTCATGGAGGTAGGCCAGCTTTACGAGTCGCCGTTCAAGGCCGTAGCGCCAACCGGGCCGGATGACCTTTTTGGCGTGGAGAAGGCGGATGTCCTTGAGGGTGTGCTGCGTCACCTCAAGGAGACAACCCGCGCGAGCTGAAGTCACTAAAACTCCAACCCAACTCTCAGGATCCGGGTGTAGCGTAACCGTCAGGTCTGCCGAACAGAGCACTAGCAGGGTGAGGAAAGTTCGATGACTCCGACAACACGCAAAACCTGGAGACAATGGACACCGGCCGCCATCGCCGCCGGAGCAATCGGCGCTGCCGCCGTGATCATGCCGCTCACCGCCAGCGCCGCCGTCGACCTTCCCGACAAGACGCCCGCCGAAGTCCTTGAGCTTGCCCAGAACGCGAGCGTCGATGCTTTCTCGGGCACCATTGAGCAAACCTCAAACCTCGGCCTGCCGGATCTGGCCGCAATCGGTCCAACAGAGAACGACGGCGGCGGCACTTCCCCCGCCAACGCCGCCCTCGAACTCCTCACCGGCTCGCACACGGCCAACGTCTTCGTCAACGGCCCGGACCAGGCGCGCCTGCAGGTTCTCGACCAGCTCGAGGAACGCAACATCATCCGCAACGGCGATGACCTCTGGTACTACAACTCGGACGAAAATGAGGCCGTCCACGCCACTGCCAAAAATCACAAACAGCACGACGGCGGCACCCACGCCCCCGACGACATCGCCGCCCGCTTCCTCGAGAAGATCGACCCCTCAACCGAAGTGACCGTCGGCTCAGACCGCATGGTCGCCGGACGCGCCGTCTACGACCTCATCCTCACGCCGCGCGTCGACGAGACGCTCGTCGGCTCGGTGAGCGTCGCTGTCGACGGCGAAACAGGACTTCCGCTGGGCGTCACCGTCACCGCAAAATCGACCAACGAAACAGCCTTCAGCTCAGCCTTCACCGAACTCAGCTACGAGGAACCGGACGCCAACCTGTTCGCCTTCACCCCGCCGGAGGGCGCAACAGTTACGGAACTTGACAAGGGCAACAAGCCGGACACCGGGGAGAAGCCCAGCGATGCAGAAGAGCCAACGGTCGTCGGCAAGGGGTGGGGCGCCGTCGTCGTCATGCCTGCCGGTGAGCAGGAACTGCCCGAGGCGATGAATCAGCTCAGCACCCCGGTGGACGGA
This genomic interval carries:
- a CDS encoding LolA family protein, whose amino-acid sequence is MTPTTRKTWRQWTPAAIAAGAIGAAAVIMPLTASAAVDLPDKTPAEVLELAQNASVDAFSGTIEQTSNLGLPDLAAIGPTENDGGGTSPANAALELLTGSHTANVFVNGPDQARLQVLDQLEERNIIRNGDDLWYYNSDENEAVHATAKNHKQHDGGTHAPDDIAARFLEKIDPSTEVTVGSDRMVAGRAVYDLILTPRVDETLVGSVSVAVDGETGLPLGVTVTAKSTNETAFSSAFTELSYEEPDANLFAFTPPEGATVTELDKGNKPDTGEKPSDAEEPTVVGKGWGAVVVMPAGEQELPEAMNQLSTPVDGGRLVETTLVNVLITDDGRILAGSVTPERLQAVAAGQ